The window ttaaaagtagtAGTACAAACTTATTTAGTAATTCCaagctcaatttaaaatatttttaattaaatgattaccaaaaaaaatgttaatatatatatatatatatatatatatatatatatatatatgaaaattcagtattatatcattaatttttttaataaatttatggtaCAAATCAGATTGattcatttttatcaaattaaaacttaatttttttttaatcgaaCAAAATCGAATAATAAAGCAATCAGCCAGATTAAATCAACTTAATGATCATTCATAAATGTAACGTCACATGTTAATATCTCGTCGCTTCAATTTAAAAcgtatacatttatataaaactaaattaacttaaaaaattactttaatttatcccaaataatataaagaaataaattactCAAAATAATGACAATCTAAAGTTAAaaactaactattttttttgatataaatattaataataaaagaaataccaattttaccccattaaaaatattattaaaatttttgtaataCATTTAATGCTTAATAATTGATACTTTTTTTaagatgtttaaaaaaaagatttcaaacaaatattataatacttttagattataaagaaataaaagaaaaaggaaaggaACGGACAACATCAACACGCGTCATACCGGTCTATAAAACAAAAGTTTTGATCCAGCGTCTACTCCTTGTCAAAAGAAGAAGAACTCGAATTCCCTCAAAGGAAATATCTCTCATCAGCTATCTTTCTTTCTTGCGGCCATTTCTTCCTGTAAGAATCTTTCTGTATTTCATATTTCAGCTCTTAATTTGTATATCTTCATCTGAAATTCTTCTTCTCTGTTTCAGATTTCATTCATTCTTGTATGGCAGTTAGATTCCTGGCTCGCGAGGTATCAGATCTGTGTCTAGGGAAGCCGGCGCTAAGGCCGCTGCCAATATCCGCAACCGTCGCCGACGCATTGTCTGCACTAAGGAGCTCCGGTGATAACTGTGTCAGTGTATGGAAATGTAATCATTCATCTCCGAAGAAGAACGCCAGGTCTGATCATTGTCTATGCGTCGGCAAGGTTTGTATGGTAGATATCATCTGTTTTCTCAGCCGAGAAGAGAATCTTTCTTGTCCTTCAACTGCGATTCAGACACCTATTTCTGAACTTATCGGAGAAAGCTCTGGCGTCGTCAAGCATCTTGAGCCACATTCTAGGTTAGTATACAATGTCATTAATCATGTAATCCATACCGTTGATTGATTTTTTCTACCTGATTTGACTGTTTATCGTTCTTGACCGTAACTTGTCCATggattatttcataatttatgaGTTATGACGGTATCCGCTTCTTTTTAGATCTTACACAGCTGGATTTATATTGTGTAGCAGGTCAATCTTCTACGCTTGATTGATAAATTGACTAATTACTTCAAAGAGACGGTTAAGTGTTTTTGCAGATCTTGTAATATGATTGATGTTTCTTGATGGATGATGATTGCAGATTGTTCAATTTTGACTAGAGAAATAGTATAAACTCATTGTTTGAGATGAATTAGGGAAGTTGAatgttgattttgttttataatttctCAGGCTATCGGATGCAATAGATTACATATTGGATGGAGCTCAGAACCTTGTTATTCCAATTGAGAACAAATCAAGCAGGTTGAGAAAGAAACAGTTGAGTAGTTTAAGCTCTACTCTGCACAATGGCCAAGAATACTGCTGGCTAACCCTAGAAGATGTAGTTCGTTTCCTACTAAATTCCATTGGTGTTTTCTCTCCAATCCCAGCATTAACTATCGAATCCCTAAACATAATCGATTCTGATGTCATGACTATCTACTACTACGAGCCTGCCTCCTCAGCTATGGAATTCATTTCGCGTGCTCTCAATGAGCAGAAATCAGTTGCAGTTCTGGATGGAGGAAAAAGAATTTTAGGTGATATATCTCCTAATACCCTAGCTTGTTGTGACGAAACTGTTGCAGCTGCAATTTCAACTCTCTCGGCTGGTGATTTGATGGCTTACATTGATTATGGCGGTCCTCCAGAGGATTTGATTCAGTTAGTGAAGACAAGATTGTTGGAGAAGAAATTCAAGGCAATGTCTGAGCTGATGGAGGAAATTTCTATTAATTCATTATCATCTTCGTCGAGTGGTTCTTCTGATGAAGAGTTTGGATTAGTTAGGAGTGGGGGTTCGGGTCGTTATGCTCAAACTCGAAGATCTTCTGAGGCTATTGTATGTCATCCTTGGAGTTCATTGGTGGCTGTGATGATTCAGGCACTTGCTCATCGAATGAGCTATGTTTGGGTTGTTAAAGAAGATCATTCTTTGTTGGGTATTGTGACGTTTTCTGGGATTTTGCAAATTTTTCAGAATATTGCTGCTGGAGGCTCTTGACAGAAACATTAAGGAGAAGATTTGTTGTAAGAAATGACATCAGTTTTCGCGGTTTGTGTGTGTTTAATTTCATTGTTTATTTAGTTATCCATGAACCATGGATAAAAGTGTTTTGAAAATGCAACTAAGGTTATTGAGAATTTTTCAGAGACTAATTTCTTAATGTTGTCATTTCTAGGATTGATTTTATTGTGGTTGGTATTGTGTTACattggtatataaaaaatatatgattgaattagataaatatatataaaattttaaatcctTACTAAATTTTGAGTGTAAcacaaatttttcaaaattattttttttttaatttacttttagtttttgataaaacaaatttttttggGTCAAAATAGTTACATCTTTAtctttaagttttaatttacttttcactcttttataaaaataaaaataaatttattttttgataaaacaaaatttgtttttggtcaaaatagttttattatctttattttttattttttaatttactttttatttttttatcaaataaaaataaatatactttttagtttatgttaaaacaaattttttttagtcaaaatagttttatctttatctttgatttaatttattttttactttgttataaaataaaaattgataaaacaatttttttttgttcaaaataattttattatcttttatctttatctttgatttcttaatttattttttacttttttataaaataaaaataaatatactttctagtttttgataaaacaatttttttttgggttaaaatagttttatctttatctttatctttgattttttagtttgttttttacttttttataaaataaaaatagattgtCAAAATACCTTTATCTTggatttatatttagtttttaaattttattagttctctcttgttattttaaatttatagtgattttataattcttcataaaaaaattatattcacaatttttttttatcaattcgattttatttattattattttttaaattaattttagacttaattatatataattaataaattttgattttaccaacttaaaatatctaataattttaagtaaactctattttaacttgtttgataacaacaataataaaatttattatatttatttatcaaataaaaactaacattatttaaatacaaGGTAAGTAGCCCTTCAAGAGGAAGAAGTCAAGAGCCATTTGTGATTTCAATTATAGGAGGAAGAACTCAAGAGCCAATTGTGATTTCAACTAcataattaatcatattttaattagagtTGTTTTTGCACAATTTTGTTAATGcatattttaaatacttaattttttttacataaataattttgcAGAGAATAAATCTAACTGCaagattattaaaaatgtttaaaaaaatacttgtttatttaaaaaaaaaatctgaatgaATATGAACACTTTTTTCTCATACAGTCAAGGTTCCTAGAGGCTATAAATGTAGATtctattttaaaacaattattaattttcaaataataataatatatatacagtCTACATAATAATTGAACGTAtaacaaattattcaaaaaaaactaCCAAGCTCCTAAATGGTGGTTATATAACTGCATTTATATTATACCTCCCGCCACTTTCTCGTTTGAAATTTCGAAGAGGAGTGAGAAACAGAAGAAGAAATCGAGCGAAGGGGAGAAAATATCAGATCACGATCCATGTCGACGAAGAAAGCCAGCTCAAAGAAACGATCGTCTGAGACGGCATCAGAGGCTTTGAAAACTGACAAGCGGAAGAGAGGAATCTTCGTCGAAGATGACATCGATTTGGATGTCTCCAAGTTCGTGTTCTATACTCTCCTCCTCTCTATCTCCATTACAACTGTATTCATATCTCTCAGTTTTGGTTTAGTAGATGAAATCGTatcttattttcttcatttgaaTGAAATGCACATTGATTACAGTGATATCAAAGGAATTATGTCCGCACTGCAGCAAATCAGAGATAAAGCACAGAAGGATGGAcagaagaagaatgaagagaCTATTTCAAGGTACTCATCCGGAAattctttagtttatttaatattaattttgctGGTGAACGTTCTACTTGTTTCCGTAGCTTGCTTTTGAAAAACAAATGTGATAGATCATGTGTCTGAATGCATGATGCTTGCTGATCGATTGTGAGATTTGATGATTAATCTCTTTTCTGTTGGTAAGGCTGCCTAGTTTGCTTTAAAATAAGTAGTTCTAGCTAGAAGCTTAGCTTTCTCATGTTAATTACGGCTCATATGTTGTTTGATTTGTGATGATACGGAAGCTGAGAATCCATTATTTCCACTAGCTAAGCTGTCTGAAACGTTTTGAATCGGATGTGCATTCCTTGAGGCATTTGAATATCTATGCTAATATTATGACCTAACAGAGATTAGATTTCTTGAGGATGACATACTTAGGGTTCAGGTTTAGCCACATCGCCATCTCTGATGTTAGCTTGATAATGGAATTCTTACTGTGTATACTCGTGAGCTTCTTTTGGATTTAACCTTCCTGTCTGTACATTCTTGTTGAACTTGGAATATTATTGATTCTTATTTAGTCAATATAAGTCCTCATTCACTCCCTCTGTGATGAAAAGACATTGTCACGTCTGcaatttgttgaaaataatacAGGTGAAAGCATTTAAGTCAAAACTGGATAATCCAATAGCTATGCTAGTTAGGAATTTTATCTGCATTTAACCTTAAACAGTTCAAAGTGGCAATTCTAGATCTTCGGTAGTCTCACTGTTGTCTCTTCCACCATTTCGGTAGCTTGTCCTGAAACTAATAATGATCGTGGGTTGATGACAGTGTGGCTTCAGAGGTGAAAAGTAAACTCGATGAATTGAAAAccaaaattgaaaaagaaaggTAAGAAGAAATGCTAAAGTGTAAGAGATTTATTTCTGTTCTGTTTTCCCCTTGAACTCTGGTATATGTTGTTTGATTCTCAGGCAAGGTTTTGTCAAGGCGCTATTGAAGAGCTCAAAAGAGGTCTTATAGATAAAAATTGGTTTCATTAATGAGAATCATATGCATTTACTAGTTTGAGTTAATATGAATTTATTGTGGTTGAATGTGCAGTGTGAAAACTTGTTGAAAAGTgagagcaccaagttccaaaatgtTTATGAGAACTTTAACAGGGAAAGAGCCACTCATTTGCAGACTTTGAAAGGTAAAACACATCTTCTGTAGCCTGGAAACTGTTAATTTTCTTCCGACTGAACTCTTAGAAGTTAGAACGTCTTAAGTTGAAGTATATGTATTGTTTATGTCGATAAAATGGTAAAGAAAGACTGAGATCTCTTGTGTGTTTTAACTTTGTTGTAGAGACCATTTCAAAATGTGAACAGGAGAAGGAAAAACTTTTCCAGCGATATGAACAACAGAGTAAGCAAATATTAGACTTTGCTTTGTCCAAgtgaataaagaaaaaaaaaggatttCTTAATTTTCAtgttctattattattattattattattattatcactacagagaagaaagaaaagattCTCATATCTGAACATGAGAAGGCTTGTTTGGATAAAATTGCTCAATTGGAAGagtcgatgaagaagaagaaggaggtaGGGTATTTAAATAAGTCATTATtgtcctttcttcttcttcctcatcatcaTCTTATAGCTGATAATGA is drawn from Impatiens glandulifera chromosome 3, dImpGla2.1, whole genome shotgun sequence and contains these coding sequences:
- the LOC124931969 gene encoding CBS domain-containing protein CBSX5-like; translated protein: MAVRFLAREVSDLCLGKPALRPLPISATVADALSALRSSGDNCVSVWKCNHSSPKKNARSDHCLCVGKVCMVDIICFLSREENLSCPSTAIQTPISELIGESSGVVKHLEPHSRLSDAIDYILDGAQNLVIPIENKSSRLRKKQLSSLSSTLHNGQEYCWLTLEDVVRFLLNSIGVFSPIPALTIESLNIIDSDVMTIYYYEPASSAMEFISRALNEQKSVAVLDGGKRILGDISPNTLACCDETVAAAISTLSAGDLMAYIDYGGPPEDLIQLVKTRLLEKKFKAMSELMEEISINSLSSSSSGSSDEEFGLVRSGGSGRYAQTRRSSEAIVCHPWSSLVAVMIQALAHRMSYVWVVKEDHSLLGIVTFSGILQIFQNIAAGGS
- the LOC124933032 gene encoding uncharacterized protein LOC124933032, with translation MSTKKASSKKRSSETASEALKTDKRKRGIFVEDDIDLDVSNDIKGIMSALQQIRDKAQKDGQKKNEETISSVASEVKSKLDELKTKIEKERQGFVKALLKSSKECENLLKSESTKFQNVYENFNRERATHLQTLKETISKCEQEKEKLFQRYEQQKKKEKILISEHEKACLDKIAQLEESMKKKKENGKTFSILRKTLGSFLGNASDEDFPTDD